One Solanum lycopersicum chromosome 4, SLM_r2.1 DNA window includes the following coding sequences:
- the CLV1 gene encoding receptor protein kinase CLAVATA1, translated as MSLPKKISLFLQIFIFFVFTINANSDLEALLKLKESMVAPGTSALLDWNNNTKNYPFSHCSFSGITCNNNSHVISINITNVPLFGTIPPEIGLLQNLENLTIFGDNLTGTLPLEMSQLSSIKHVNLSYNNFSGPFPREILLGLIKLESFDIYNNNFTGELPIEVVKLKNLETLHLGGNYFHGEIPEVYSHIVSLKWLGLEGNSLTGKIPKSLALLPNLEELRLGYYNSYEGGIPSEFGNISTLKLLDLGNCNLDGEVPPSLGNLKKLHSLFLQVNRLTGHIPSELSGLESLMSFDLSFNQLTGEIPESFVKLQKLTLINLFRNNLHGPIPSFIGDLPNLEVLQIWGNNFTLELPENLGRNGRLLFLDISINHFTGRIPPDLCKGGKLKTLILMENYFFGPIPEQLGECKSLTRIRVRKNYLNGTIPAGFFKLPALDMLELDNNYFTGELPTEINANNLTKLVLSNNWITGNIPPSLGNLKNLVTLSLDVNRLSGEIPQEIASLNKLVTINLSGNNLTGEIPSSIALCSELTLVDLSRNQLVGEVPKEITKLNSLNALNLSRNQLSGAIPGEVGVMNGLTVLDLSYNDLSGRRPTNGQLKFFNDTYFVGNPKLCSPHATFCPSASNSPQNALKIHAGKFTTTQLVITIIILVTVALLLAVTVLFIKKEKFKNSQLWKLTAFQKLDFRADDVLECLKEENIIGKGGAGVVYRGSMSNGIDVAIKKLVGRGTGHHDHGFSAEIQTLGRIRHRNIVRLLGYVSNKDTNLLLYEYMSNGSLGEMLHGAKGAHLKWETRYRIAVEAAKGLCYLHHDCSPSIIHRDVKSNNILLDSDYEAHVADFGLAKFLQDAGASECMSSIAGSYGYIAPEYAYTLKVDQKSDVYSFGVVLLELITGHKPVGEFGDGVDIVRWVNKTMSELSQPSDAASVLAVVDSRLHSYPLASVVNLFKIAMMCVEEESCARPSMREVVHMLTNPPPQSTNTTTTLRAL; from the exons ATGTCACTACCCAAAAAAATATCCCTTTTCCTCcaaattttcatcttttttgttTTCACCATTAATGCAAACTCTGATCTTGAAGCCCTTTTGAAGCTCAAAGAATCCATGGTTGCTCCTGGAACTTCTGCACTTCTTGATTGGAACAACAACACAAAAAATTACCCTTTTTCCCATTGTTCTTTTTCTGGTATTACATGTAACAATAACTCTCATGTTATATCTATTAACATCACTAATGTTCCTCTATTTGGTACTATTCCACCTGAAATTGGTCTTTtacaaaatcttgaaaatcttaCTATTTTTGGTGATAATCTTACTGGTACACTCCCTTTAGAAATGTCACAACTTTCTTCTATTAAACATGTTAATCTTTCTTACAACAATTTTTCTGGTCCTTTTCCAAGAGAAATCCTGTTGGGGTTAATAAAGCTTGAATCTTTTGACATTTATAACAACAATTTCACTGGTGAACTTCCTATTGAGGTTGTAAAGTTGAAAAATTTAGAAACTTTACATCTTGGTGGAAACTATTTTCATGGTGAAATACCAGAAGTTTATTCCCATATTGTAAGTTTAAAGTGGTTGGGTTTAGAGGGAAATTCACTTACTGGGAAAATACCAAAGAGTTTGGCTTTGTTACCAAATCTTGAAGAACTTAGATTGGGTTACTATAATAGTTATGAAGGGGGTATTCCATCTGAGTTTGGTAATATTAGTACACTTAAACTTCTTGATCTTGGAAATTGTAATCTTGATGGTGAAGTTCCTCCAAGTCTTGGAAATTTGAAGAAGTTGCATTCTTTGTTTCTACAAGTGAACAGACTTACAG GTCACATACCTTCTGAACTATCTGGTTTAGAGAGTTTGATGTCGTTTGATTTGTCGTTTAACCAACTGACCGGAGAAATACCAGAGAGTTTTGTGAAGTTGCAGAAATTGACATTGATTAACTTGTTTAGAAACAACTTGCATGGTCCAATTCCCTCTTTTATTGGTGACCTTCCGAATCTTGAAGTGTTGCAGATTTGGGGAAACAATTTTACTCTTGAATTGCCCGAAAATCTTGGGCGAAACGGGAGGCTTTTGTTTCTGGATATTTCTATTAATCATTTTACTGGAAGGATACCACCTGATTTGTGTAAAGGAGGGAAGTTAAAGACACTGATTCTAATGGAGAATTACTTCTTTGGCCCAATTCCTGAACAACTTGGTGAGTGCAAATCGCTTACTCGAATTCGCGTTAGGAAGAATTACTTAAATGGTACTATTCCAGCTGGTTTTTTCAAGTTACCTGCATTGGATATGCTTGAACTTGACAACAACTATTTCACTGGTGAGCTGCCAACGGAGATAAACGCGAACAATCTCACTAAACTTGTACTTTCCAACAACTGGATCACGGGGAACATTCCTCCATCATTAGGGAACTTGAAGAATCTAGTCACTCTGTCACTTGATGTGAACAGATTATCTGGTGAGATTCCTCAAGAAATTGCGAGTTTGAATAAACTCGTGACCATCAACTTGAGTGGCAACAATTTAACAGGTGAAATCCCGAGTTCAATTGCGCTTTGTTCAGAGCTAACACTGGTTGACTTGAGCAGAAACCAACTGGTTGGTGAAGTGCCAAAAGAAATCACCAAGTTAAATAGCTTGAACGCGCTGAACTTGTCAAGAAACCAACTGAGTGGCGCCATTCCTGGAGAAGTCGGAGTGATGAATGGCTTGACAGTTTTGGATCTTTCTTACAATGATCTCTCTGGAAGGAGACCGACCAACGGACAACTTAAGTTCTTCAATGACACTTACTTTGTAGGAAATCCAAAACTCTGCTCGCCTCATGCTACTTTTTGCCCGTCAGCTTCCAATTCACCACAAAACGCGCTTAAAATCCATGCCGGGAAGTTCACAACTACCCAATTGGTGATTACAATAATCATCTTAGTCACTGTTGCATTGCTGTTGGCAGTTACCGTGCTGTTCATCAAGAAGGAGAAATTCAAGAATTCGCAACTTTGGAAGTTAACAGCATTCCAGAAACTTGATTTCAGAGCTGACGATGTTTTGGAGTGTTTAAAAGAGGAGAACATAATTGGGAAAGGTGGAGCTGGTGTTGTGTACCGAGGGTCTATGTCAAATGGCATCGACGTTGCAATAAAGAAACTTGTAGGCCGAGGAACCGGACACCATGATCACGGATTCTCAGCTGAAATCCAAACACTAGGAAGGATCCGGCACAGAAACATCGTACGATTACTGGGATATGTCTCAAACAAAGACACAAACTTGTTGTTGTACGAATACATGTCAAATGGGAGCTTAGGTGAAATGTTACATGGTGCCAAAGGGGCACATTTGAAATGGGAGACAAGGTACCGTATTGCTGTGGAAGCTGCAAAAGGATTGTGTTATTTGCACCATGATTGTTCACCTTCGATTATTCACAGAGATGTCAAGTCCAATAATATTCTGCTGGATTCCGATTACGAAGCGCATGTTGCTGATTTCGGCCTCGCCAAATTCTTGCAGGATGCTGGTGCATCAGAGTGCATGTCCTCTATTGCTGGCTCATATGGTTACATTGCTCCAG AGTATGCATACACATTGAAAGTTGACCAAAAGAGTGATGTATACAGTTTTGGAGTTGTACTGTTGGAACTTATCACAGGTCACAAGCCAGTAGGTGAATTCGGGGACGGTGTAGATATAGTGAGATGGGTGAATAAAACAATGTCCGAATTATCTCAACCGTCTGATGCAGCCTCAGTTTTAGCAGTCGTTGACTCGAGGCTACATAGTTACCCTCTTGCAAGTGTTGTCAATTTGTTCAAGATTGCTATGATGTGTGTTGAAGAAGAGAGTTGTGCTAGGCCTAGCATGAGGGAAGTGGTTCACATGCTTACAAATCCTCCTCCTCAGTCTACTAACACTACTACTACTCTCCGTGCCCTTTGA
- the LOC101265819 gene encoding endoplasmin homolog gives MRKWKIPFVLFLLCLIYLVPDQGRKIQANAEADSDAPVDPPKVEEKFGAVPNGLSTDSDVAKREAESMSRKTLRASAEKFEFQAEVSRLMDILINSLYSNKDIFLRELISNASDALDKIRFLALTDKEVLGEGDNTKLEIQIKLDKEKKILSIRDRGVGMTKEDLRKNLGTIAKSGTSAFVEKMQTSGDLNLIGQFGVGFYSVYLVADYVEVISKHNDDKQYVWESKADGAFAISEDTWNEPLGRGTEIRLHLRDEAGEYLDELKLKELVKKYSEFINFPINLWASKEVEKEVPADEDESVDEEETSESTSSEEEGEEEDAEKAEDEKKPKTKTVKETTYEWELLNDMKAIWLRSPKEVTDEEYNKFYHSLAKDFSEDKPMAWSHFNAEGDVEFKAVLFIPPKAPHDLYESYYNTKQSNLKLYVRRVFISDEFNELLPKYLNFLMGLVDSDTLPLNVSREMLQQHSSLKTIKKKLIRKALDMIRKLAEEDPDETNDKEKRDVEESSDENEKKGQYAKFWNEFGKSIKLGIIEDATNRNRLAKLLRFETTKSDGKLTSLDQYISRMKSSQKDIFYITGASKEQLEKSPFLERLNKKDYEVIFFTDPVDEYLMQYLMDYEDKKFQNVSKEGLKLKDSKTKELKESFKGLTKWWKNTLASDNVEDVKISSRLADTPCVVVTSKYGWSAYMEKIMHSQTLSDASKQAYMRGKRVLEINPRHPIIKALRERVVTDPEDESVKLTAKLIYQTALMESGFDLSDPKDFASHIYSSVKSSLNISPDATVEEEEDEAEEPETETKAEEESASDESELKDEL, from the exons ATGAGGAAGTGGAAGATCCCGTTCGTCCTGTTTCTGTTATGCCTGATTTACCTTGTTCCAGATCAAG GTCGAAAGATACAGGCAAATGCAGAAGCTGATTCTGATGCACCAGTAGATCCACCAAAGGTTGAGGAGAAGTTTGGTGCTGTTCCTAATGGTTTATCGACTGATTCTGATGTGGCTAAGAG GGAAGCTGAGTCTATGTCAAGGAAAACTCTCCGAGCTAGTGCGGAGAAGTTTGAGTTCCAGGCTGAGGTCTCTCGTCTTATGGACATCCTTATCAACTCTCTCTACAGTAACAAGGACATCTTTTTGAGGGAGCTGATTTCCAATGCTTCTGAT GCACTGGACAAGATTAGGTTCCTTGCACTCACTGACAAGGAGGTTCTTGGTGAGGGTGATAATACTAAGCTTGAGATTCAG ATTAAACttgataaagaaaagaaaattctttCCATTCGCGACAGAGGTGTTGGAATGACCAAGGAGGATCTAAGAAAGAATTTGGGAACCATAGCTAAATCTGGAACTTCAG CTTTTGTCGAGAAGATGCAGACAAGTGGTGACCTTAACCTGATTGGACAATTTGGTGTTGGGTTTTACTCTGTGTATCTTGTGGCTGACTATGTTGAAGTCATCAGCAAGCACAATGACGACAAACA ATATGTCTGGGAATCAAAGGCAGATGGGGCATTTGCCATTTCTGAAGATACATGGAATGAACCTCTTGGCCGTGGAACTGAAATTAGACTGCATCTAAGAGATGAAGCAGGGGAATATTTGGATGAGCTCAAACTAAAG GAATTGGTCAAGAAATATTCTGAATTCATCAACTTCCCTATAAATTTATGGGCAAGCAAAGAggttgagaaggaagttcctgcTGATGAGGACGAGTCAGTTGATGAAGAGGAAACAT CTGAAAGCACTTCCTCTGAGGAAGagggagaagaagaagatgcaGAGAAGGCCGAAGATGAGAAGAAGCCTAAAACTAAGACAGTGAAGGAAACCACATATGAGTGGGAGCTTTTAAATGACATGAAAGCTATATGGCTTCGAAGCCCAAAGGAAGTTACAGATGAAGAATATAATAAGTTCTATCACTCTCTGGCAAAG GACTTCAGTGAAGATAAACCCATGGCGTGGAGTCACTTCAATGCTGAAGGTGATGTAGAGTTCAAGGCTGTTCTATTCATCCCTCCTAAAGCCCCTCATGATTTGTATGAGAGCTACTACAACACAAAGCAATCCAACTTGAAGTTATATGTCAGACGGGTTTTCATCTCAGATGAATTTAATGAATTGTTGCCCAAGTACTTGAATTTCCTAATG GGTCTTGTTGATTCTGACACCTTACCCCTCAATGTCTCAAGAGAAATGCTTCAGCAGCACAGCAGTTTGAAGACAATTAAGAAAAAACTCATCCGTAAGGCCCTTGACATGATCCGCAAACTTGCCGAAGAGGATCCAGATGAAACTAATGACAAGGAGAAGAGAG ATGTTGAAGAGTCCAGTGATGAAAATGAGAAGAAAGGTCAATATGCCAAATTCTGGAATGAATTTGGAAAGTCGATTAAGCTTGGTATTATAGAAGACGCAACTAACAGAAACCGCTTAGCTAAACTTCTTCGATTTGAGAC AaccaaatcagatggtaaattAACTTCACTTGACCAATACATCTCAAGAATGAAATCAAGTCAAAAGGATATCTTCTACATCACCGGTGCCAGCAAAGAACAGTTGGAGAAATCTCCCTTCCTTGAAAGACTTAATAAGAAAGACTATGAG GTTATATTCTTCACCGATCCAGTAGATGAATACCTCATGCAATATCTTATGGACTATGAAGACAAAAAGTTCCAGAATGTGTCTAAAGAGGGATTAAAGCTTAAGGATTCGAAAACCAAAGAGCTCAAGGAGTCATTCAAGGGGCTAACTAAGTGGTGGAAGAATACTCTTGCTAGTGACAACGTTGAAGATGTCAAGATAAGCAGCCGTTTGGCCGACACCCCTTGTGTTGTGGTAACATCAAAATACGGATGGAGTGCATATATGGAGAAAATAATGCATTCACAAACCCTGTCAGATGCAAGCAAGCAAGCATACATGCGTGGTAAAAGGGTGCTTGAAATCAATCCTAGGCACCCAATTATCAAGGCACTTCGGGAGAGAGTAGTAACAGACCCAGAG GACGAGAGTGTGAAGTTGACAGCAAAACTTATATACCAAACAGCTTTAATGGAGAGTGGCTTCGATCTGAGTGATCCAAAGGATTTTGCCTCCCACATCTACAGCTCAGTAAAGAGCAGTCTAAACATTAGCCCTGATGCAAcagttgaggaagaagaagacgaAGCTGAAGAACCTGAGACTGAAACCAAGGCAGAAGAGGAGTCTGCATCGGATGAGTCTGAACTCAAGGATGAGCTATAG
- the LOC101266117 gene encoding DEAD-box ATP-dependent RNA helicase 28: MATDFSFEQPSDEEVEYEENDDSEEEEHEVDEDNEDADPKPRTNKKPQSPWDFSSYSESVADEHSHRRTTSIDFKISKARQQLSAPIAKPIEEDSDSDDSEPHRQEEYRPDDEDGDDDVDTHVEKKPFFASSEGVTFHANSFIELHISRPLLRACEALGYSKPTPIQAACIPLALTGRDICGSAITGSGKTAAFALPTLERLLYRPKNRPAIRVLILTPTRELAVQVHSMIGKLAQFMPDIRCCLVVGGLSTKVQEAALRTMPDIVVATPGRMIDHLRNSMSVDLDDLAVLILDEADRLLELGFSAEIRELVRLCPKRRQTMLFSATMTEEVDELINLSLNKPLRLSADPSTKRPATLTEEVVRIRRMREGNHEAVLLALCTKTFTSKVIVFSGTKQAAHRLKIIFGLLGFKAAELHGNLTQAQRLDALELFRRQEVDFLIATDVAARGLDIIGVQTVINFACPRDLTSYVHRVGRTARAGREGYAVTFVTDNDRSLLKAIVKRAGSRLKSRIVAEQSITKWAQVIEQLEDQVSAVMQEEREEMALRKAEMEANKAENMIAHRDEIYSRPKRTWFVTEKEKKLVQKAAKENAAAKENGSQSKVMSAEQAEDLKMKEKRKREREKNLPRKKRRKLEAAREQLEDEDDLDDGKDKSKKEKSGISLVDLAYRRAKAVKAVNKAVDAGKIVRKAGNKPKPKSRASESRTEEMQDIFQNDTSERKQRKPLHAGGKKKSSFKSKSRYKRR; the protein is encoded by the exons ATGGCTACCGATTTCTCGTTTGAACAACCCAGCGATGAAGAAGTTGAATATGAGGAGAATGATGacagtgaagaagaagaacatgaAGTGGATGAAGATAATGAAGATGCCGACCCCAAACCTCGAACGAATAAGAAGCCGCAATCTCCATGGGACTTCTCTTCTTACTCTGAATCCGTTGCTGATGAACACAGCCACCGTAGAACAACTtcaattgatttcaaaatatcTAAGGCTCGTCAACAACTCTCTGCTCCTATAGCTAAACCAATCGAGGAAGATTCCGATTCCGACGATTCAGAACCTCACCGCCAG GAAGAGTACAGACCCGACGATGAAGATGGAGATGATGACGTAGATACGCATGTTGAAAAGAAACCATTTTTCGCCTCATCAGAAGGAGTTACATTTCATGCAAATTCGTTTATTGAGCTCCATATCTCTAGGCCGTTGCTTCGGGCTTGTGAAGCATTGGGTTACAGTAAGCCTACCCCAATTCAG GCGGCTTGCATTCCACTGGCTTTAACCGGTCGAGATATATGCGGTAGTGCTATAACAGGATCTGGAAAG ACAGCTGCCTTTGCCTTACCGACACTCGAGAGACTGTTGTACCGTCCAAAAAATAGGCCTGCAATTAGGGTTCTTATTCTTACTCCAACAAGAGAGTTGGCTGTTCA GGTTCATAGTATGATAGGTAAACTTGCCCAGTTTATGCCAGATATCAGATGTTGTTTGGTTGTTGGTGGTCTGTCAACCAAG GTGCAAGAGGCAGCCTTGAGAACAATGCCTGATATTGTCGTGGCCACTCCAGGACGTATGATAGATCATCTACGGAACTCCATGTCAGTTGATTTGGATGATCTTGCAGTATTGATTCTTGATGAGGCCGATCGTCTACTGGAGCTGGGTTTCAGTGCTGAAATTCGTGAGCTG GTTAGATTGTGTCCGAAGCGGAGACAGACCATGTTGTTTTCTGCGACAATGACTGAGGAAGTTGATGAGCTCATCAATCTCTCACTGAATAAACCTTTGCGCCTGTCAGCTGATCCATCTACAAAACGGCCTGCAACATTGACTGAAGA GGTAGTTAGAATACGGCGCATGCGTGAAGGAAATCATGAAGCTGTTCTCCTTGCACTGTGCACCAAGACTTTCACTTCCAAAGTGATTGTTTTCAG TGGTACAAAGCAAGCAGCTCATCggttgaaaattatatttggtTTACTTGGTTTCAAAGCAGCTGAGCTACATGGAAATCTTACGCAAGCCCAGCGTCTAGAT gCTTTGGAACTTTTCAGAAGACAGGAAGTGGATTTTTTGATTGCAACCGATGTTGCAGCTCGT GGACTTGACATTATTGGTGTTCAAACTGTTATAAATTTTGCGTGCCCACGTGATCTTACTAG TTACGTTCATCGAGTGGGTCGGACAGCTAGAGCTGGTAGAGAAGGTTATGCCGTTACATTTGTCACAGATAATGATAGGTCTCTTCTAAAAGCCATT GTTAAACGAGCTGGTTCAAGGCTAAAGAGTCGAATTGTAGCAGAACAATCTATAACTAAGTGGGCACAAGTGATTGAACAACTTGAGGATCAAGTGTCTGCAGTTATGCAAGAAGAGAG GGAAGAGATGGCACTAAGAAAAGCTGAAATGGAAGCAAATAAG GCAGAGAATATGATTGCCCACAGGGATGAGATTTATTCACGTCCTAAAAGGACATGGTTTGTCacagaaaaggagaaaaagctaGTCCAAAAGGCAGCAAAG GAGAATGCAGCAGCCAAAGAAAATGGTTCTCAGAGTAAGGTAATGAGTGCCGAACAAGCAGAAGACCTGAAGATGAAGGAAAAGAGGAAGCGAGAACGAGAG AAAAATCTGCCgaggaagaaaagaaggaaGTTGGAGGCTGCTCGAGAGCAattagaagatgaagatgaCTTGGATGAT GGCAAAGACAAATCAAAGAAAGAGAAATCTGGAATTTCCTTAGTTGATCTTGCTTATCGTCGTGCAAAAGCAGTCAAGGCTGTGAACAAGGCAGTTGATGCTGGCAAGATTGTTAGGAAGGCCGGAAATAAACCAAAACCGAAAAGCAGAGCATCTGAATCAAGGACAGAAGAAATGCAggatatttttcaaaatgatacGAGtgagagaaaacaaagaaaaccaCTTCATGCCGGTGGAAAGAAGAAGTCCTCATTCAAGAGCAAGTCACG GTACAAGAGGAGGTAA